In the Heterodontus francisci isolate sHetFra1 chromosome 6, sHetFra1.hap1, whole genome shotgun sequence genome, one interval contains:
- the gjb8 gene encoding gap junction protein beta 8, with protein sequence MNWGQLHLILGGVNRHSTSIGKIWLSVIFVFRIMILVVAAESVWGDEQSDFVCNTLQPGCKNVCYDQFFPMSHIRLWCLQLIFISTPALLVSLHVAYKQHEEKKSLEKRQGLLKREEIDALRKQKMRIVGAFWWTYVISIFFRIIFETVFTYILYFLYGGFQMVRLVKCSASPCPNTVDCFISRPTEKTVFTIFMTVVSGVCVLLNVAELFYLIVKACMRQSRGRHHPNQLSRSRENEQNQMNELLSIDAKHHKVALELNKTS encoded by the coding sequence ATGAACTGGGGACAACTGCACCTTATCCTGGGAGGCGTCAACCGACACTCCACCAGCATCGGGAAAATCTGGCTCTCTGTGATCTTCGTTTTCAGAATCATGATTCTTGTGGTGGCGGCGGAAAGTGTTTGGGGCGATGAGCAGTCAGACTTTGTCTGTAACACTCTGCAGCCTGGTTGTAAGAACGTGTGCTACGACCAATTCTTCCCAATGTCTCACATCAGGCTTTGGTGTCTACAGCTCATCTTCATTTCCACGCCTGCCCTCTTGGTGTCTCTGCACGTTGCATACAAACAACACGAAGAGAAGAAATCCTTGGAGAAACGGCAGGGTTTATTGAAGAGGGAGGAAATCGATGCCTTGAGGAAACAGAAAATGCGGATCGTCGGTGCTTTTTGGTGGACTTACGTCATCAGCATCTTCTTCCGAATCATCTTTGAAACGGTTTTCACCTATATATTGTATTTCCTGTACGGCGGCTTTCAGATGGTCCGTTTAGTGAAGTGCAGTGCCTCGCCATGCCCCAATACCGTGGACTGCTTTATTTCTAGACCCACCGAGAAGACGGTGTTCACTATTTTCATGACCGTAGTTTCTGGAGTCTGCGTGCTGTTGAATGTGGCCGAATTGTTTTATTTAATTGTGAAGGCTTGCATGAGGCAATCCCGAGGGAGGCACCATCCCAACCAACTCTCCAGGAGTAGAGAGAATGAACAAAATCAGATGAATGAACTTTTGTCCATTGATGCCAAACACCATAAAGTGGCCTTGGAGCTGAACAAAACGTCTTGA
- the gja3 gene encoding gap junction alpha-3 protein — protein sequence MGDWSFLGRLLENAQEHSTVVGKVWLTVLFIFRILVLGAAAEEVWGDEQSDFTCNTQQPGCENVCYDKAFPISHIRFWVLQIIFVSTPTLIYLGHVLHIVRMEEKRKEREEEIRKAKSLADKELLKNGKKEKLPFRDDHGKIRIHGALLRTYVFNIIFKAMFEIGFIVGQYILYGFELRPLYRCDRWPCPNTVDCFISRPTEKTIFILFMLVVACVSLFLNLLEIYHLGWKKLRQGVTNQQPPHLEQKSEPLTPVTRTVPSTFSYPYFPDTAEGPHPYPGAPPSEFKMAPLPEDRSPYVVYNNKLAAEQNWANMATEQTRQLTPSATNGKKEHALPAPANEDSGAAGGAARGNGHLTTTVEMHEPPAADTRPLSRASRASSGRARSDDLAV from the coding sequence ATGGGTGACTGGAGTTTTCTGGGAAGGCTTTTGGAGAATGCACAGGAACACTCGACAGTGGTGGGCAAGGTCTGGTTGACTGTGTTGTTCATCTTCCGGATCCTAGTTCTAGGGGCTGCGGCTGAGGAGGTCTGGGGAGATGAACAATCCGATTTCACCTGCAACACTCAGCAGCCTGGTTGCGAGAACGTCTGCTATGACAAGGCATTCCCCATCTCCCACATTCGGTTCTGGGTGCTCCAGATCATCTTTGTCTCAACGCCCACCTTGATATACCTGGGCCATGTACTGCACATTGTGCGTATGGAAGaaaaaaggaaagagagggaagaagaaattagaaaagccaagagcCTAGCAGACAAAGAACTGCTTAAAAACGGCAAAAAGGAGAAGCTTCCTTTTCGGGATGACCATGGTAAAATCCGTATTCATGGGGCCCTGCTACGCACCTACGTTTTCAATATAATTTTCAAAGCGATGTTTGAAATTGGATTTATTGTAGGTCAGTATATCTTGTACGGCTTTGAACTTAGACCTCTGTATAGGTGCGATAGATGGCCATGTCCCAACACCGTGGACTGCTTCATATCACGGCCAACAGAGAAGACTATCTTCATCCTATTTATGCTTGTGGTGGCTTGCGTGTCCCTTTTCTTGAACCTATTGGAAATCTATCACCTCGGCTGGAAAAAGCTGCGTCAGGGAGTAACCAACCAACAGCCCCCACACCTCGAGCAGAAGTCGGAACCCCTAACGCCAGTCACAAGGACTGTCCCGAGCACCTTCAGTTACCCCTACTTCCCTGACACGGCCGAGGGACCCCACCCCTACCCGGGGGCCccgccttctgagttcaaaatggCGCCGCTGCCCGAGGACAGGTCGCCCTACGTGGTGTACAACAACAAGCTGGCGGCCGAGCAGAACTGGGCCAACATGGCCACCGAGCAGACCCGCCAGCTCACACCCAGCGCCACCAACGGCAAGAAGGAGCACGCGCTCCCGGCGCCGGCCAATGAGGACAGCGGGGCTGCGGGTGGGGCGGCGCGCGGCAACGGTCACCTGACCACAACAGTCGAGATGCACGAGCCTCCCGCCGCAGACACGCGACCCCTGAGCAGGGCCAGCAGAGCGAGCAGCGGCAGGGCTCGGTCGGACGATCTGGCGGTTTAG